A single region of the Oncorhynchus kisutch isolate 150728-3 linkage group LG30, Okis_V2, whole genome shotgun sequence genome encodes:
- the LOC109875065 gene encoding dual specificity protein phosphatase 18 — MSVSQITPTLFLSGADAPLNQALVSRKGITLIVNATLNHVCPVYPGVECLRVPVSDLPSARLGDHFDRVAERIHSNRTGGTLVHCAAGMSRSPALVIAYLMRYRGVTLCRAHAWVQESRPYVRLNAGFWAQLLEFEKRLYGKNTVKVAAPMPPVKPPLSPWTLRSSWTQRSPPLLPRSPLLSSLSQAKKLKKGRLVRK; from the coding sequence ATGTCGGTTTCTCAGATCACCCCCACCCTGTTCCTGAGTGGAGCAGACGCTCCCCTCAACCAGGCCCTGGTCTCCCGCAAGGGCATTACCCTCATCGTCAATGCCACCCTCAACCACGTCTGCCCAGTCTACCCAGGCGTGGAGTGCCTGCGTGTGCCCGTCTCTGACCTGCCCAGCGCCCGTCTGGGTGACCACTTTGACCGTGTGGCAGAGCGCATCCACAGCAACCGGACTGGTGGTACGCTGGTGCATTGTGCGGCTGGCATGAGCCGCTCGCCGGCCCTGGTCATAGCATACCTAATGCGCTACCGGGGCGTGACTCTGTGCCGGGCCCACGCATGGGTGCAGGAGAGTCGGCCGTACGTACGACTCAACGCAGGTTTCTGGGCGCAGCTACTAGAGTTTGAGAAGAGGCTCTATGGGAAGAATACGGTTAAGGTGGCTGCGCCCATGCCGCCTGTGAAGCCGCCCCTGTCGCCATGGACACTGCGGTCATCATGGACACAGCGGTCACCACCACTGTTGCCCAGGTCACCATTGTTGTCGTCTTTATCGCAGGCCAAGAAGTTGAAGAA